GAGGTGAAGATGACTCAGCAAGGGGAAGAAGGGGGACGGAGAGAGGGAAATTGAAGGTGGCTGAGGTGCCTCTAAGTGCCAGAACTGCGGCGTCGTGTGCCCTAGCGGCCATTTCAGGGGTAGGGTAAGTTCCGAGCCATATTCTTGATTTCTTGATTGGTTCTCTCACTTCGCACACCCACTTGTTGCCGTTCCTCCGCCGGACACCCCTGTACACCGGGTGTCGCATCTCTCGGAACTTCTTCCTCCCTGATCTCTTCTTCTGACTGCGTGATGGCGACGACGATGGCGGTGGGCTGATGGCCGAGAGTTGGGTTTGAGATGAAGTGGAAGAAGatagtgatgaagaagaagaatagtaaTAAAGTGATTCTTCGTTATTCTCAAACTCCATGACAATGGCGGATACTTAGTTGATGCATGCAAGGGTGTTGAAGAgagggatatatatatatataccatgaCTCCATGAGAGAGCGAGAGTGATGATGACAACATCGGTGCAGGCCTTGAAGGGAAAACGTGCTGCAAACTAATGGAATTGAATTTTGTCGTGACCGTATACTCTAAACAATAACTAAAAAGTGGTCCACTTCACCTCAGttttcatttaactaaaat
This window of the Arachis duranensis cultivar V14167 unplaced genomic scaffold, aradu.V14167.gnm2.J7QH unplaced_Scaffold_232527, whole genome shotgun sequence genome carries:
- the LOC127744213 gene encoding dehydration-responsive element-binding protein 1F-like; translation: MEFENNEESLYYYSSSSSLSSSTSSQTQLSAISPPPSSSPSRSQKKRSGRKKFREMRHPVYRGVRRRNGNKWVCEVREPIKKSRIWLGTYPTPEMAARAHDAAVLALRGTSATFNFPLSVPLLPLAESSSPQHIREAASKAAQQTSSNNDITNPPVSSSNMNLSVGVDGGGGVVGSTFFDEEAMFNMPALLDSMAEGLLITPPSMKRGAFHDDDEFQTDLTLWNFD